The following proteins are encoded in a genomic region of Magnetococcales bacterium:
- a CDS encoding sulfurtransferase TusA family protein — protein sequence MEVDARNLLCPLPVLRVASAMEEMPVGSVLKVRATDPGLSRDLPAWCTVNGHRLLQFDRQGAEWVGFVRKGTGDPEPNEKQPV from the coding sequence ATGGAGGTGGATGCGCGCAACCTTCTTTGTCCGCTGCCGGTTTTGCGGGTGGCATCGGCCATGGAGGAGATGCCGGTCGGGTCGGTCTTGAAAGTGCGTGCGACGGATCCTGGCCTGAGCCGGGATCTTCCCGCCTGGTGTACCGTCAATGGTCACCGGTTGTTGCAGTTTGATCGCCAGGGCGCGGAGTGGGTTGGATTCGTTCGCAAGGGAACGGGGGATCCGGAGCCCAACGAAAAACAACCAGTTTAG
- a CDS encoding response regulator, which translates to MTERDRILIVEDDEETRELLRDYLLKNGYACRTLADGSQLRAELSREQVDMVILDLMLPGEDGLTLCRNLRADPATANLPVIMLTARAEETDRIVGLEMGADDYVPKPFNPRELLARIKSVLRRARAAPMVGKEVVARRIGFAGWVLDIPTRQLKSPDDVVVPLSRKEYNLLRIFLSHAGEVLDRDRIMELYAGRESSPFERGIDVQIGRLRKRLQEESKDPVIIRTVRGHGYMMSAKVDMLP; encoded by the coding sequence ATGACGGAACGGGATCGAATCCTGATCGTGGAGGACGATGAAGAGACCCGGGAGTTGTTGCGGGACTATCTGCTGAAAAACGGCTATGCATGTCGAACCCTGGCCGACGGCTCCCAACTGCGTGCGGAACTGTCCAGGGAGCAGGTCGATATGGTCATTCTGGACCTGATGCTGCCCGGAGAAGATGGCCTGACCCTGTGCCGCAACCTGCGGGCGGATCCGGCGACGGCCAATTTGCCGGTGATCATGTTGACGGCCCGTGCGGAAGAGACGGACCGCATCGTCGGCCTGGAGATGGGAGCCGACGATTATGTGCCCAAGCCATTCAATCCGCGGGAGTTGCTGGCTCGGATCAAGAGCGTGCTGCGCCGCGCACGGGCAGCGCCCATGGTTGGCAAGGAGGTGGTGGCGCGCCGTATCGGTTTTGCAGGTTGGGTTTTGGATATTCCGACCCGGCAACTCAAATCACCAGATGATGTGGTGGTCCCCCTGAGCCGCAAAGAGTACAACCTGTTGCGCATCTTTTTGAGCCACGCCGGTGAGGTGCTGGATCGCGACCGCATCATGGAACTTTACGCCGGGCGGGAATCGAGTCCGTTTGAAAGGGGTATCGATGTCCAGATCGGACGTTTGCGCAAGCGTTTGCAGGAGGAGAGCAAGGATCCGGTCATCATCCGTACCGTGCGCGGGCACGGATACATGATGTCCGCCAAGGTGGACA
- a CDS encoding diguanylate cyclase, whose translation MNNLQNKNAGWFTRIGMRILVITGLSVLLGFGGMTMFYFHQDDAAIMEQGKRTMGLIALSASQGLQTTMLSGNAQIAHDYVDHIRKVPNILDFQILRLDGRSAFRDNVTIDSVNRYLGGDSFPRRLEKNVDNRIKIPTGILAELLRTKQEMFDFSQVAGEESILTVYSPIPNQEDCHACHDRNEALRGVVKLTTSLASVETEIHHARSRTLVVFGLGMIFILGMVYLSVHHLVVMPIGHITQAMERIAAGELTQQVPVLGSQEFIRMAYSFNAMSAEVVRSHNGLQTERDKLATIILSAREGIVVTDQSGQVVLVNPAAERLLNKSSEEISSQSFVNLLDDPTYMEGLLASHDKTMPETVVYNNRVLQVYAATIRANDDRPVGSAALLRDVTGEKRLEEKLRQLSYTDGLTGLLNRRRLDEVLTDEFDRAQRYNLELAVLLFDVDHFKKFNDRHGHDQGDRVLQAIGREMSNLFRALDFPCRFGGEEFCVIMPSTGKEGALLVAERLRERVELMDVDNLKVTISIGVATLPLTEAANGEALLKAADEALYEAKRGGRNQVCYATPRHANS comes from the coding sequence ATGAATAATCTGCAAAACAAAAACGCTGGTTGGTTTACCCGCATCGGCATGCGGATCTTGGTGATCACAGGACTTTCCGTGCTGCTGGGATTCGGCGGCATGACCATGTTCTACTTCCACCAGGATGATGCCGCAATCATGGAACAAGGCAAACGGACCATGGGGCTGATCGCCCTCTCCGCCAGCCAGGGGTTGCAGACGACCATGCTCTCGGGCAACGCCCAGATTGCCCACGATTATGTGGATCACATCCGCAAGGTGCCCAACATTCTCGATTTTCAAATCCTGCGCCTGGATGGACGTTCCGCCTTTCGGGACAACGTCACAATCGACAGCGTCAATCGTTACCTGGGAGGCGACTCCTTTCCCCGGCGCCTGGAAAAAAATGTGGACAACAGGATTAAAATCCCAACCGGCATCCTGGCCGAATTGCTGCGTACCAAACAGGAGATGTTCGATTTTTCCCAGGTTGCGGGAGAAGAGTCTATTTTAACCGTCTACTCTCCCATCCCCAACCAGGAAGATTGCCACGCTTGCCATGACCGCAACGAAGCGTTGCGCGGCGTGGTCAAGCTGACCACCTCCCTGGCTTCGGTCGAAACGGAGATCCACCATGCCCGTTCGCGGACCTTGGTCGTCTTCGGCCTCGGCATGATCTTCATACTCGGCATGGTCTACCTTTCCGTCCACCATCTGGTGGTGATGCCCATCGGACACATCACCCAGGCCATGGAGCGGATTGCTGCCGGCGAACTGACACAGCAGGTGCCGGTTTTGGGAAGTCAGGAGTTCATCCGCATGGCCTACAGCTTCAACGCCATGAGCGCTGAGGTGGTGAGATCCCACAACGGCCTGCAAACCGAACGGGACAAGCTGGCAACCATCATCCTGAGCGCCCGCGAAGGGATCGTGGTGACCGACCAGTCCGGACAGGTCGTCCTGGTCAATCCGGCTGCCGAACGGTTGTTGAACAAGTCGTCCGAAGAAATTTCCAGCCAGAGTTTTGTCAATCTCCTCGACGACCCCACCTACATGGAGGGTCTGCTGGCCAGTCACGACAAGACTATGCCAGAAACAGTTGTTTATAACAATCGGGTTCTCCAGGTTTACGCCGCCACCATTCGCGCCAACGATGACCGCCCCGTCGGATCCGCTGCCTTGCTGCGGGATGTGACCGGCGAAAAACGCCTCGAAGAGAAGCTCCGGCAACTCTCCTACACGGACGGTTTGACCGGATTGTTGAATCGCCGGCGTCTGGATGAGGTTTTGACGGATGAGTTTGATCGGGCACAGCGTTACAACCTGGAACTGGCGGTGTTGTTGTTCGATGTCGATCACTTCAAAAAATTCAACGACCGCCATGGCCATGACCAGGGTGACCGGGTGTTGCAGGCCATCGGGCGTGAAATGAGCAACCTTTTCCGCGCCCTGGATTTTCCTTGCCGTTTTGGTGGCGAAGAGTTTTGTGTCATCATGCCCAGTACGGGAAAGGAGGGTGCATTGCTGGTCGCCGAACGCCTGCGGGAACGGGTGGAACTCATGGATGTGGATAACCTGAAGGTCACCATCAGCATCGGCGTGGCCACTCTCCCGCTGACCGAAGCTGCCAACGGCGAAGCCCTGCTCAAGGCAGCCGACGAAGCGCTGTATGAAGCCAAACGGGGGGGACGCAACCAGGTGTGTTATGCCACGCCGCGTCACGCCAACTCGTAG